One Chryseobacterium indoltheticum DNA segment encodes these proteins:
- a CDS encoding bile acid:sodium symporter, translating into MTTIFSKQNVFLLLLIVMVLLAKLIPFHESYNQYFNLAGFIDWGIAVIFLLYGLKLNLKEVVKDVSNWKLHLLIQSGTFIIFPLLALIFYPFAKDSEYFNLWLSVFFLASLPSTVSSSVVMVSIAKGNVTSAIFNASISGIIGIIMTPLLMSFFLTANSEGGNQTEIIEQLLLKVLLPIILGILLNPFFKKWVNKYANIISEFDRLIILLIVYESFSTAFLENVFVSVPALVFVVLAFSVIFLFFTTYFILKLIATKLKFKPKDIITATFCGSKKSLVHGSLFLLVLGIPNDQKVLFLLPVMIYHSFQLFYVSWLASYIAKKSAVVEVQEII; encoded by the coding sequence ATGACTACCATATTCAGCAAGCAGAACGTTTTTCTTCTCTTGTTGATCGTAATGGTCTTACTGGCAAAGCTGATCCCGTTTCACGAATCTTATAATCAATATTTCAATCTCGCAGGTTTCATAGATTGGGGAATTGCTGTAATATTTCTTTTGTATGGTTTAAAACTAAATCTGAAAGAAGTTGTAAAAGACGTATCCAACTGGAAATTACACCTGCTGATTCAGTCGGGTACCTTTATCATTTTTCCGTTACTGGCGCTGATATTTTATCCGTTTGCAAAAGATTCGGAGTATTTTAATCTTTGGCTTTCGGTGTTTTTTCTGGCAAGTCTTCCGTCAACAGTTTCTTCATCCGTCGTGATGGTTTCTATTGCAAAAGGAAATGTAACTTCCGCGATCTTCAACGCCTCTATCTCCGGAATTATAGGAATTATAATGACACCATTGCTGATGAGTTTCTTTCTCACAGCAAACAGTGAAGGTGGTAATCAGACCGAAATTATTGAGCAACTTCTACTCAAAGTCCTTCTGCCCATTATTTTAGGAATTCTGCTGAATCCGTTCTTCAAAAAATGGGTGAACAAATACGCAAACATTATTTCAGAATTCGACCGCCTCATTATCTTGCTGATTGTATATGAAAGTTTTTCGACAGCATTTTTAGAAAATGTCTTTGTTTCGGTACCTGCATTAGTCTTTGTCGTCTTAGCATTCAGCGTTATATTTTTATTTTTTACAACCTACTTTATTTTAAAATTGATTGCGACAAAACTTAAATTTAAACCTAAAGATATCATCACTGCAACATTCTGTGGTTCCAAAAAATCACTGGTTCACGGCAGTTTATTTCTCCTTGTTTTAGGTATTCCCAATGATCAGAAAGTTCTCTTTTTGTTGCCGGTAATGATTTATCACAGTTTTCAGCTTTTCTATGTCAGTTGGCTGGCAAGTTATATTGCAAAAAAGTCTGCCGTTGTTGAGGTACAAGAAATTATTTAA
- a CDS encoding SusE domain-containing protein: MKYIYKIFSVFAVLFLFSACEKDEDPTVVSELTTSSLKADKTIVVLSELVSETAAVNFTWQKPTFNVAIVPTQQIEFAKKGNNFLNSTIIGYGSNVSTSAVTHAQLNMIMSDLGATADVVSQIEARLVTVLGQKKVYSSPVTISVTPYTPNPDNAYPKINVPGAFGATSGYTGWAPANTANLYSPEKDNKYRGFIYVSSVAGDDGKYKFTINQDWPGNKGDDGTLTGKLALDGSDIKATVAGTRYIKVDWVANTYSSVLANFGVIGDATPAGWGSDTDLVYNSATRTYVINSIALTAGGVFKFRANDDWAMKIQPAAADQTLASGTGVQTFFSTEGTVTGDPAYKVSVSGNYKIELDLHNSANYKLTVTKL, translated from the coding sequence ATGAAATATATATATAAAATATTTTCAGTTTTTGCAGTTTTGTTTTTGTTCTCTGCTTGTGAAAAAGATGAAGATCCGACGGTAGTAAGCGAACTTACGACAAGTTCATTAAAAGCAGATAAAACAATAGTAGTCTTAAGCGAGCTCGTTTCAGAAACTGCAGCAGTAAATTTTACATGGCAAAAACCTACATTCAACGTAGCAATAGTTCCAACTCAACAAATTGAATTTGCTAAGAAAGGGAATAATTTTTTAAACTCTACCATAATTGGTTATGGAAGTAATGTAAGTACATCTGCAGTTACCCATGCACAGCTTAATATGATTATGTCTGATTTAGGAGCTACTGCTGATGTGGTAAGCCAGATCGAAGCAAGACTTGTTACTGTTTTGGGACAGAAAAAAGTGTATTCTTCTCCTGTGACAATTTCAGTGACTCCTTATACTCCAAATCCTGACAATGCATATCCGAAAATAAATGTTCCGGGTGCGTTTGGTGCAACATCTGGTTATACTGGCTGGGCTCCCGCAAATACGGCAAATCTTTACTCTCCAGAGAAAGATAATAAATACAGAGGTTTTATTTATGTTTCAAGTGTAGCTGGTGATGATGGAAAATATAAGTTTACGATCAATCAGGATTGGCCGGGAAATAAAGGAGATGATGGCACGCTTACAGGAAAACTTGCTTTAGATGGTTCAGATATCAAAGCTACTGTGGCAGGAACCAGATATATCAAAGTTGATTGGGTAGCAAATACCTACTCATCTGTCTTGGCTAATTTTGGTGTGATCGGTGACGCTACTCCTGCTGGTTGGGGTTCAGATACAGATTTGGTTTACAATTCTGCTACGAGAACTTACGTTATCAATTCAATAGCTCTAACTGCTGGAGGAGTTTTTAAATTCAGAGCCAATGATGACTGGGCAATGAAGATTCAGCCTGCTGCAGCAGATCAAACTTTAGCTTCAGGTACAGGAGTTCAGACCTTCTTTAGTACAGAAGGTACTGTAACTGGAGATCCGGCTTACAAAGTTTCCGTTTCAGGAAATTATAAAATCGAATTAGATTTACATAATTCTGCTAATTACAAATTAACTGTTACGAAATTATAA
- a CDS encoding SusC/RagA family TonB-linked outer membrane protein, with amino-acid sequence MKNFTTVLKIAPAFLLASSMIHAQVQDSTTKEKAIEEVVLIGYGKQKKEDLTGSISSITSKDFNGGAVSADQLIQGKAPGVTVTGNGGAPGVGSTIRIRGGASLTASNDPLIVIDGIPMDFGSVSGASNALALINPNDIESFDVLKDASAAAIYGNRASNGVILITTKKGSAGKLKVNFSTLASVSTKMGIQDVLTGDEFRKYVTENASQQKYIDMLGTANTNWQDLIYQQAWGTDNNVAISGGIKKLPYRLSLGYNEQNGIVRTNEFRRTSVGINLTPKLFDNHLSINVNIKGSMTENRFPANVIGAAQQMDPTQNVNDNSAQGAQVGNYYEWFLNNSLNVNGTANPLASLEARRDVSTVFRGIGGLQLDYKFHFLPDLHWNINVGYDYQKGTGAVTEYAGYRATFFNLGTRRDYTQEKSNKLLETYLNYVKNIDFVNTKVDLLAGYSYQKFNDKVPGALTYNGDPSYNAVSAPRDYEGNLVLLGFYGRGIFTIADKYILTGSVRRDATSRFYNGVDLKNNWGTFAAVSGAWKMKNENFLKDSKVFSDLKLRAGWGETGQQEVGGYYNSFASYNISDATAQYGFGDQFFYMYRPTQYNPNLTWETTETINAGIDFGFLNNRITGSFDWFKKNTRDLLARVQVPAGEFSNTNIKNVGSMETDGLEFLINVVPVKTENFNWDFSFNVAHYNPVITNFQDVAPDYLIQQGGISGGIGNNVQAHVVGNTPFSFWLFQQVYDDNGKPLEGVYVDRNNDGKIDIADRYLYKSTTPDATFGFSTKLRYKKWDFSTSLRAVVGNYVYNNFASQSNVQSIQTNDYLQNISTTALNYGFATPQYWSDAFVENASFLRMDNLTVGYNFTNIFNKGTSLRIYGMAQNVFVITKYSGGDPEIFGNIDNGFYQRPKVYSLGLNFQF; translated from the coding sequence GATCTATATCTTCGATTACATCAAAAGACTTTAACGGAGGTGCAGTATCTGCCGATCAGCTAATACAGGGTAAAGCTCCTGGTGTAACGGTAACGGGTAACGGTGGGGCGCCAGGTGTTGGCTCAACAATCAGGATTAGAGGTGGGGCTTCATTAACGGCTTCAAATGACCCTCTTATAGTCATAGATGGAATCCCTATGGATTTTGGTAGTGTTTCGGGTGCTTCAAATGCTTTGGCATTGATCAATCCAAACGATATCGAATCATTTGACGTTTTGAAAGATGCTTCAGCTGCTGCAATCTATGGTAATAGGGCTTCAAATGGAGTTATTCTAATTACTACAAAAAAAGGTTCTGCAGGTAAGCTAAAAGTTAATTTTTCCACTTTGGCATCAGTATCAACAAAAATGGGAATACAAGATGTCCTTACTGGTGATGAATTCAGAAAATATGTGACGGAAAATGCTTCTCAACAAAAGTATATCGATATGTTGGGTACAGCAAATACAAATTGGCAGGATCTTATTTATCAACAGGCTTGGGGTACAGATAATAATGTTGCAATCTCTGGCGGAATCAAAAAACTTCCATACAGATTATCACTAGGATACAATGAGCAGAATGGTATTGTACGAACCAACGAATTCAGAAGAACTTCTGTTGGGATCAACCTTACACCAAAACTATTTGACAATCACTTAAGCATTAATGTCAACATTAAGGGGTCGATGACAGAAAACCGATTTCCTGCAAATGTGATTGGAGCAGCGCAGCAGATGGATCCTACTCAGAATGTTAATGATAATTCTGCTCAGGGTGCTCAGGTGGGTAATTATTATGAATGGTTTTTAAATAATAGCTTAAATGTAAACGGAACAGCAAATCCATTGGCATCTTTGGAAGCCAGAAGAGACGTTTCTACAGTGTTTAGAGGGATTGGAGGTTTACAGTTGGATTATAAATTTCATTTTTTACCCGATCTTCACTGGAATATTAATGTAGGATATGATTATCAAAAAGGTACTGGAGCTGTTACAGAATACGCAGGGTACAGAGCTACATTCTTTAATTTGGGAACAAGGAGAGATTACACTCAGGAGAAATCAAACAAATTATTGGAAACGTATTTGAACTACGTTAAAAATATTGATTTCGTTAATACTAAAGTTGATTTACTTGCAGGTTATTCTTACCAGAAATTTAATGATAAAGTTCCTGGAGCGCTGACTTATAATGGAGATCCGTCTTATAATGCGGTTTCAGCACCTAGAGATTATGAAGGCAATCTTGTACTGTTAGGATTTTATGGTAGAGGTATTTTTACAATTGCAGATAAATATATTCTTACTGGATCTGTACGTAGAGATGCAACTTCAAGATTCTACAACGGAGTAGACTTAAAAAATAACTGGGGAACTTTCGCTGCTGTTTCAGGAGCATGGAAGATGAAAAATGAAAATTTCCTGAAAGATTCTAAAGTTTTCTCAGATTTAAAACTTAGAGCAGGATGGGGTGAAACAGGTCAGCAGGAAGTAGGAGGATATTATAATTCATTTGCATCTTATAATATTTCGGATGCTACAGCACAATATGGCTTTGGAGATCAGTTTTTCTACATGTACAGACCGACACAGTATAATCCTAACTTAACTTGGGAGACGACTGAAACCATAAATGCAGGTATTGACTTTGGTTTCTTAAATAATAGAATAACAGGATCTTTCGATTGGTTTAAGAAAAATACAAGAGATTTGTTGGCAAGAGTACAGGTTCCGGCGGGCGAGTTCAGTAATACCAACATAAAAAATGTAGGATCTATGGAAACTGACGGTCTTGAATTTTTGATTAACGTTGTTCCTGTAAAAACAGAGAATTTCAACTGGGATTTCAGCTTCAATGTTGCTCATTACAACCCTGTAATTACCAATTTTCAGGATGTTGCTCCTGATTATTTGATTCAGCAGGGAGGGATTTCCGGAGGTATTGGAAACAATGTTCAGGCACATGTCGTAGGAAATACTCCATTCAGTTTCTGGTTGTTCCAGCAAGTGTATGATGATAATGGTAAACCTTTGGAAGGAGTTTATGTTGACCGCAATAACGACGGAAAGATTGACATTGCTGACAGATATCTATACAAATCTACGACACCAGATGCAACATTTGGTTTCTCAACAAAATTGAGATATAAAAAATGGGATTTTTCTACAAGTTTGAGAGCGGTAGTAGGAAATTACGTTTACAATAATTTTGCTTCACAGTCTAATGTTCAAAGTATTCAAACCAATGATTACCTTCAAAATATTTCAACTACGGCTCTTAACTACGGTTTTGCAACTCCACAATATTGGAGTGACGCATTTGTGGAAAATGCTTCATTTTTAAGAATGGACAACCTGACGGTAGGATATAATTTTACAAATATCTTTAATAAGGGAACGAGTTTGAGAATCTATGGGATGGCACAAAACGTTTTTGTGATTACAAAATATTCAGGGGGAGATCCTGAAATCTTCGGAAATATTGATAATGGATTTTACCAGAGACCAAAAGTATATTCATTAGGTCTTAACTTTCAATTTTAA
- a CDS encoding glycoside hydrolase family 97 protein yields MKKMTIGAFLLSMMFGGANAQSLKSPDGKFEMDFQLKQGVPYYNLKYNGKTVVEDSKLGLRIFKDSSIKFASEIAKPEDAKLDLNSGFAKTNEKRGSKNETWQPVLGEKKNYINNYNELAVTLNQGSTDRNIIVKFRLFNDGLGFRYEFPQQKNLNYFVIREEDSEIDFPSDMKAWWMVADYDSQEYQYQETKVSEIPARWPKAADANASQTLIKNAVQSPLMLKKEGKEPLYINVAEAAVLDYPASHLEVDAQDFKLKTHLTADRQGAKGYMQTPMVTPWRTIIVAPKAEDVMDSKMIFNLNEPTKYTDTSYIHPTKYMGVWWEMIIGKSQWAYGQPESNVRLGETDFTKLTPNGKHGANNTKVKEYIDFAAENGFQGLLVEGWNVGWEDWFGRSKEYVFDFITPYPDFDIKMLNEYAHSKGIKLIMHHETSGSATNYERWSDKAFQLMNKYGYDAVKTGYVGDIIPRGEHHYSQWMINHYYRIAEKANEYKIMINSHESVRPTGESRTYPNYISAEAARGTEYEAFGGNNPDHQTILPFTRWMGGSMDYTPGIFQTKLDYYFPGDTRFVKTTLAKQLALYVTMYMPLQMAADLPENYKKHMDAFQFIKDVAADWDDTKILSAEPGDYVITARKAKGTENWFVGGITDENKRDYTVDFSFLDKGKKYEAVIYEDGKDADYIDNPQSYNIYKKQITSKSKIPFKMVRSGGFAISIKPVK; encoded by the coding sequence ATGAAGAAAATGACAATCGGAGCATTTTTGCTCTCAATGATGTTTGGAGGTGCCAATGCACAATCTTTAAAATCGCCGGATGGAAAGTTCGAAATGGATTTTCAGTTGAAACAAGGCGTTCCTTATTACAATCTTAAATATAACGGTAAAACGGTAGTTGAAGATTCAAAATTAGGATTAAGAATTTTTAAAGATTCTTCAATAAAATTTGCTTCCGAAATTGCAAAACCTGAAGATGCAAAACTAGATTTAAATAGCGGTTTCGCAAAAACTAACGAAAAAAGAGGTTCGAAAAACGAAACCTGGCAGCCTGTTTTAGGTGAAAAGAAAAACTATATCAACAATTATAATGAATTGGCAGTTACGCTCAATCAGGGGAGTACAGACAGAAATATCATTGTTAAATTCAGATTGTTCAATGATGGGTTAGGTTTCAGATATGAATTTCCTCAGCAGAAAAATTTGAATTATTTTGTAATTCGTGAAGAAGATTCAGAGATCGATTTCCCTTCAGATATGAAAGCCTGGTGGATGGTTGCAGATTATGATTCTCAGGAATATCAATATCAGGAAACAAAAGTTTCAGAAATTCCTGCAAGATGGCCAAAAGCTGCTGATGCCAATGCTTCTCAGACCTTAATTAAAAATGCGGTTCAGTCTCCTTTAATGCTGAAAAAAGAAGGGAAAGAACCTTTGTATATCAACGTTGCCGAGGCAGCAGTTTTAGATTATCCGGCTTCTCATTTGGAAGTAGATGCTCAGGATTTTAAGCTCAAAACTCATCTTACGGCAGACAGACAGGGAGCAAAAGGTTATATGCAGACTCCGATGGTAACGCCTTGGAGAACCATTATCGTTGCTCCGAAAGCAGAAGATGTGATGGATTCTAAAATGATTTTTAATCTGAACGAGCCCACAAAATACACCGATACTTCTTACATTCATCCTACAAAATATATGGGTGTTTGGTGGGAAATGATCATAGGGAAATCTCAGTGGGCATACGGTCAGCCGGAATCAAATGTACGTTTAGGGGAGACCGATTTTACCAAACTTACACCTAATGGAAAACATGGAGCCAACAATACCAAAGTAAAAGAATATATCGACTTTGCAGCTGAAAATGGTTTTCAGGGACTTTTAGTTGAAGGCTGGAATGTGGGTTGGGAAGACTGGTTCGGACGTTCAAAAGAATATGTTTTTGATTTTATTACGCCATACCCGGATTTCGATATCAAAATGTTAAACGAATATGCACATTCAAAAGGAATTAAGCTGATCATGCACCACGAAACTTCAGGTTCTGCAACGAACTATGAAAGATGGTCTGATAAAGCATTTCAGTTGATGAATAAATATGGCTATGATGCTGTGAAAACAGGATATGTAGGAGATATTATTCCAAGAGGTGAGCATCATTATTCTCAGTGGATGATCAATCATTATTACAGAATTGCAGAAAAAGCAAACGAGTACAAAATAATGATCAATTCTCACGAATCGGTTCGTCCTACAGGAGAAAGCCGTACGTATCCTAACTATATTTCTGCTGAGGCAGCTCGTGGAACAGAGTATGAGGCATTCGGAGGAAATAATCCTGATCATCAGACGATTCTTCCGTTTACAAGATGGATGGGAGGTTCTATGGATTACACGCCGGGAATTTTCCAGACCAAACTAGACTATTATTTCCCTGGAGATACTCGTTTTGTAAAAACGACCTTGGCAAAGCAGTTAGCACTGTATGTCACGATGTATATGCCGCTTCAGATGGCTGCCGATTTACCTGAAAACTACAAAAAGCACATGGATGCCTTCCAGTTTATCAAAGATGTTGCAGCAGATTGGGATGATACCAAAATCTTATCTGCTGAACCTGGAGATTATGTCATTACGGCAAGAAAAGCAAAAGGTACAGAAAACTGGTTTGTAGGTGGAATTACCGACGAAAACAAGCGTGACTATACAGTAGATTTTTCTTTCCTGGATAAAGGTAAAAAATATGAAGCGGTAATTTATGAGGACGGAAAAGATGCAGATTACATCGATAATCCTCAAAGCTACAATATCTACAAAAAGCAGATCACGAGCAAGTCTAAAATTCCTTTCAAAATGGTAAGAAGCGGAGGTTTTGCAATCTCTATCAAACCTGTGAAATAA
- a CDS encoding succinylglutamate desuccinylase/aspartoacylase family protein, which yields MNLLKKITSLSALSLISMINAQSVRTILNKKESFRKDTIFSIKADTKATYFPVTVIKGKQKGPVFSIVAGIHGYEYPPIIAIQELLNEVKPENLKGILIIVPIANVESFQKRTPFVNPLDQKNLNNAFPGSPIGSPTDQIAHLITQEIISNSDIFLDIHGGDANEDLLPFVCYYDRKDTPEKTNAAKSLSRQSGMKYVVSYPYNLAQTEPAKYAFKQAAQQGITALSIEAGKLGTVQNENVQMIKTAVYRMLEYSNMYSSPFKNKVQAKTIQLNNQDYIRVPENGIFYSLLKSGDSVRKNQILGYITDEFGKKKQDIISETNGIILYKVGTPPVNKGETLFCIGYTKS from the coding sequence ATGAATCTGCTCAAAAAAATCACTTCTCTGTCTGCACTTTCGCTTATTTCAATGATAAATGCACAATCTGTTCGCACAATTCTGAATAAGAAAGAATCGTTCAGAAAAGACACTATATTTTCCATTAAAGCAGATACAAAAGCAACATATTTTCCCGTAACGGTTATAAAAGGCAAGCAGAAAGGCCCCGTTTTCAGTATTGTCGCAGGAATTCACGGCTACGAATATCCGCCCATCATTGCCATTCAGGAATTGTTGAACGAAGTAAAACCTGAAAATCTCAAAGGCATTTTAATTATTGTTCCGATTGCCAATGTAGAATCTTTTCAGAAGAGAACACCGTTTGTAAATCCACTAGATCAGAAAAATTTAAATAACGCTTTCCCCGGTTCACCAATCGGAAGTCCGACCGATCAGATTGCCCATTTAATAACTCAAGAAATTATTTCAAATTCAGATATATTTTTAGATATTCACGGTGGTGATGCCAATGAAGATCTTTTACCATTCGTTTGCTATTACGACAGAAAAGATACTCCCGAAAAAACAAATGCCGCAAAATCTTTATCCCGGCAATCCGGAATGAAGTATGTTGTTTCATATCCTTATAATTTAGCCCAAACAGAACCTGCAAAATATGCTTTCAAACAGGCAGCACAGCAGGGAATTACGGCTTTAAGTATCGAAGCCGGAAAATTGGGAACTGTTCAGAATGAAAATGTTCAGATGATCAAAACAGCTGTTTACAGAATGTTGGAGTATTCTAACATGTATTCTTCGCCATTTAAAAATAAAGTACAGGCCAAAACTATACAACTCAACAATCAGGACTACATCCGTGTTCCTGAAAACGGAATTTTCTACAGCCTTTTAAAAAGTGGGGATAGCGTACGCAAAAACCAGATTTTAGGATACATTACTGATGAATTTGGAAAAAAGAAACAAGACATTATCTCAGAAACCAACGGAATTATTTTATACAAAGTCGGTACACCACCTGTGAATAAAGGAGAAACGCTCTTTTGTATCGGCTATACCAAATCTTAA
- a CDS encoding RagB/SusD family nutrient uptake outer membrane protein, protein MKNIKIKNISLAVAMLGLSLTANSCADDLRQEPITEITAASLYKDFGNYKNLVAKLYGGLAVGGQSGGDGNGDIADIDGGFSNYMRLLYIMNVITTDEAVIGWNDGTLPEFHKMTWTPANEFNNAMYYRLYTEIAFCNEFIKNTTNEMLGQNGISGANLDEAKAMRAEARFLRAQAYYHLLDMYGNVPMVDETTFGTLPKQMNRAALFTFVESELKLAESELKAPRTNDYGRADKAAAWSLLSRLYLNAKVYNNTERYADVIENCNKVIAAGYSINPSYEKLFLADNNVNNPENIFSVVYDGQYTQTNGGTTFLVHASIGGSMVPASFGVNGGWGGIRTTKAFVQKFQASDLRGRFHTAGQTLEINDLANFNDGYAFIKYKNVKSTGQAGIHDNWVETDLPIYRLADVYLMYAEAVLRGGGGNSATALGYVNALRTRANALTVSSIDLNFILDERSRELSWEMTRRSDLIRFGKFTTSAYLWPWKGNVKDGIGVADYRNIFPIPNNDLVVNYNLVQNPGY, encoded by the coding sequence ATGAAAAATATTAAAATAAAAAATATATCTCTTGCTGTTGCAATGTTGGGTTTAAGCCTTACCGCAAATTCTTGTGCAGATGATTTAAGACAAGAGCCAATTACAGAAATTACTGCTGCAAGTCTTTACAAAGACTTTGGAAATTATAAAAATCTTGTAGCAAAACTTTATGGTGGTTTGGCTGTGGGCGGACAGTCTGGAGGTGACGGTAATGGTGATATTGCTGATATTGACGGTGGATTCTCTAACTATATGAGACTTCTCTACATCATGAATGTAATCACTACTGACGAAGCAGTGATCGGATGGAATGACGGAACACTTCCTGAATTTCATAAAATGACATGGACTCCTGCCAATGAATTCAATAATGCAATGTATTATAGACTATATACTGAGATTGCATTCTGTAATGAATTTATTAAAAATACTACCAATGAAATGCTGGGGCAGAATGGTATTTCTGGAGCAAATCTTGATGAGGCAAAAGCGATGAGAGCAGAAGCCCGATTCTTGAGAGCTCAGGCATATTATCATCTTTTAGATATGTATGGTAATGTTCCTATGGTAGATGAGACAACTTTTGGAACTTTACCAAAACAAATGAACAGAGCTGCATTATTTACTTTCGTTGAGTCCGAACTTAAATTAGCAGAGTCAGAGCTAAAGGCTCCCAGAACAAATGACTACGGTCGTGCTGACAAAGCTGCTGCATGGTCACTTTTATCAAGATTGTATCTGAATGCAAAGGTATATAATAACACCGAAAGATATGCAGACGTTATTGAAAACTGTAACAAAGTAATCGCTGCAGGTTATTCTATAAATCCTTCATACGAAAAACTTTTCCTTGCTGACAACAATGTAAATAACCCTGAAAATATATTTTCAGTGGTTTATGATGGTCAGTATACTCAGACTAATGGTGGTACTACATTCTTGGTTCACGCATCAATCGGAGGTTCCATGGTTCCTGCCTCATTCGGTGTTAATGGTGGCTGGGGTGGTATTCGAACTACAAAAGCTTTCGTTCAGAAATTTCAGGCAAGTGATTTAAGAGGTCGTTTCCACACAGCAGGTCAGACTTTAGAAATCAATGATCTTGCAAACTTTAATGATGGATATGCGTTTATAAAATATAAAAATGTAAAAAGTACCGGTCAGGCTGGAATACATGATAACTGGGTTGAAACTGATCTTCCTATTTACCGACTAGCTGATGTTTACCTGATGTATGCTGAAGCAGTCTTAAGAGGCGGTGGAGGCAACTCAGCGACAGCTTTGGGATATGTTAATGCATTACGTACAAGGGCTAATGCGTTAACTGTAAGTTCTATTGATCTGAATTTTATCCTTGACGAAAGATCAAGAGAATTATCTTGGGAAATGACAAGAAGAAGTGATTTGATCAGATTCGGTAAATTTACTACGTCAGCATATTTATGGCCTTGGAAAGGAAACGTGAAAGATGGGATAGGTGTAGCAGATTACAGAAATATTTTCCCGATTCCAAACAACGATCTTGTAGTAAATTATAATTTAGTTCAAAATCCTGGGTATTAA